A stretch of the Papaver somniferum cultivar HN1 chromosome 6, ASM357369v1, whole genome shotgun sequence genome encodes the following:
- the LOC113290842 gene encoding uncharacterized protein LOC113290842, producing the protein MDPSSVGWIKCNTDGAYDDISGANGAGYVMRYFSNKASFCASLVFDVLSVEEAEARANWAVLKKALEQYLTHVIVESDAKTLIDQFSAGQFDGDSRTDAIFKDIHFFSSKLVSCIFSFQPRVCNSVAHDLAQ; encoded by the coding sequence ATGGATCCCTCCTCTGTTGGATGGATAAAATGTAATACTGATGGTGCTTATGATGACATTTCTGGAGCTAATGGTGCAGGATATGTGATGAGATATTTCTCCAATAAAGCTTCCTTTTGTGCTTCCCTGGTCTTTGATGTTTTGTCTGttgaagaagctgaagccagagCTAATTGGGCAGTCCTGAAGAAAGCCTTGGAGCAATATTTAACTCATGTCATTGTGGAAAGTGATGCTAAGACTCTGATCGACCAATTTTCCGCTGGCCAGTTCGATGGAGATTCGCGTACGGATGCTATTTTCAAAGACATTCATTTTTTCTCTTCTAAATTAGTATCTTGTATCTTTAGTTTCCAACCACGTGTTTGTAATTCTGTAGCCCATGATCTAGCTCAATAG